TCTTCAGGAGTGAGTTTTTCAGAAATCGTCGTAAATCCACGAACGTCAGAGAAAAACGCCGTCATTCTTTCACGACGACCGCCGAGTTTTAAGTTGGCAGCATCTTTAAGAAGTTCATCAACGACCGCTGGAGACACGTATTTTGAGAACGTAGATTTAAGTTCGCGCTTTTTCTTTTCTTCGGTGAAGTATTTAAAAATCTGAATTGCGAAGAAAGCTGAAAAGACAGTGAAGTAAAATAAAAAAGAGTGAACTAAGGTCTGCTCTTTAATAAAGAGCCAAATATCAAAACTAAGAAACGCGATGACGGCGACCAAGAATAAAATCATGGACGACAACGAACCCATCCATGCCCATGCGATACTAAGTGTGATGCCAACAATAAAAATAATCCAGGGCATGGCCTTTGATTCTAGCGGCCACTGTTTTAAAAAATTTTTCTCAAGTAAGTTAGCAAGCATCGTCAAATGCAACTCAGGTCCCGGGTAGTTTGCTTCAACAGGTGTATTACGTAAGTCGTAAAGACCCACGGCTGTAGCGCCTACAAGAACGCTGCGACCTTTAAAGAATTCAGACTTGTTGTACTCTTTTTCGGTGATTTCAATTTGCTTTGTTTTGGCATCCACGATGTTGCGACGAACGCGCACTGTAGGGCGATCGTTGAAAAGTTCCTTTGCTGAAACATAGGGGAATGACATCTGACGACCATAATAGTTAATCAACATTTGCCCAGACTTATCCACGGGGTAAGTCACAACTTTTTTCTCGGGATCTGTCGATGTGTCGAAGATGTTAAACTCATCAATGGACTTTGCACCATTCGACGATGTCTTCATTTTGATTTCCGCGCGATAGGGACCTGATAGCAAGTAACTTTGCAGCGCGAGTGACGGAATAAAGCTAGAGCCTAACTTATTTCCCGAACGGAAAAACAAAGGGTAGCGGCGCACATATCCGTCAGCATCAAGTTCGGCGATGAAACTTGCCGTGAAGGCGGCGGGTTTTTGAATTTCCGGGATGTTCGGAGTCCATTCGCCGTATTGAGGAATGGGATGCGGTTGAAAGGAGGATTTGATTTTCGCTGTGAGCTGTTCAAAGTTAAGGTCTTTAAGTTCTTTAGATTCCTTGGCCACTCCTAAATAAAGTGGCGCGACGTTGTTCACGATATCAGGAGATAAGAACACGTCTTCTTTTGTAAGCCACTTGTTACAGTATTCAAACAACGATTGGGACTTTCGAGAATTCATGAAATTCTGCTGGTAGGGTGTTAACTCCGCCAAAGAATTTTTACCTAGGTGTTGAAGCACGTCGCTTTCTTCTTTGTGCTGAATATTCGCAAACAAAGTTTCAAACAGCGGTCCCCAGTTTAACTCATCAATCGCATTGGTCGATTCATCCATCGTGAAACTTGGGTTCAGTTTCACAACTTGATCTCCACCCGTTTTTAAGAAAGCTTCCGCGACACACAAATCTTGATAAGGTTTAAAATCAAATTTGTTATCACTAAAAACTCCCAAAATAATTTTATCCGGATTTTTTTCAACGACTTGTCCGAATTTTAAGTCAGCGCCTGGGTTTGCTTTTTCGGGTTCAGAAAAAATCGCATCAAAACCAACGGACTTCGCACCGAGATTGACCAACTTGTCAGTGAGTTCTGCCATTTGATCACGGCTCCATGGCCAGCGACCGATTTCACGAACGGCATCATCGTCAATTGCGATCATCGCGACAGGGGCGTTCGATGTTTCTGCGGATTTAAACTTGTATTTCAAATCGTTGAAGCGGAAATCCAAAACCTCCAGTGTTTCTAAAAAAGGACTGTAAGCGCGTTGAATGGTCGGCGTTTCTTTATAGGAAAAATAGACGAGCGTGAGGCACGTAAGAAGACCCGAGATGACAATCCCAATAAGCAAACTGATGCGTTCCGTTTTCATGGAGGTCGTTTCGGAAAAATTTAGTAAGGTCCCGAGACTAGTTCACGATCCATTCCTGGACTT
This region of Bdellovibrio sp. BCCA genomic DNA includes:
- a CDS encoding adenylate/guanylate cyclase domain-containing protein — translated: MKTERISLLIGIVISGLLTCLTLVYFSYKETPTIQRAYSPFLETLEVLDFRFNDLKYKFKSAETSNAPVAMIAIDDDAVREIGRWPWSRDQMAELTDKLVNLGAKSVGFDAIFSEPEKANPGADLKFGQVVEKNPDKIILGVFSDNKFDFKPYQDLCVAEAFLKTGGDQVVKLNPSFTMDESTNAIDELNWGPLFETLFANIQHKEESDVLQHLGKNSLAELTPYQQNFMNSRKSQSLFEYCNKWLTKEDVFLSPDIVNNVAPLYLGVAKESKELKDLNFEQLTAKIKSSFQPHPIPQYGEWTPNIPEIQKPAAFTASFIAELDADGYVRRYPLFFRSGNKLGSSFIPSLALQSYLLSGPYRAEIKMKTSSNGAKSIDEFNIFDTSTDPEKKVVTYPVDKSGQMLINYYGRQMSFPYVSAKELFNDRPTVRVRRNIVDAKTKQIEITEKEYNKSEFFKGRSVLVGATAVGLYDLRNTPVEANYPGPELHLTMLANLLEKNFLKQWPLESKAMPWIIFIVGITLSIAWAWMGSLSSMILFLVAVIAFLSFDIWLFIKEQTLVHSFLFYFTVFSAFFAIQIFKYFTEEKKKRELKSTFSKYVSPAVVDELLKDAANLKLGGRRERMTAFFSDVRGFTTISEKLTPEELSRVLNLYLTPMTDIVFKNSGTLDKYMGDAIMAFFGAPVKNKNHAAHACRCALESLDKLKELQKTFAEKNLPMIDIGIGINTGDMSVGNMGSNIVQNYTIMGDSVNLASRLEGINKEYGTRIVISEFTYAEVKDSFTAREIDRVRVKGKLEPVRIYELLCEGKLKGEMAEQIRLFSEGFELYQAKKFSEALEIFNKAKTMSQNDPVSELYVERCQDYLESPPPLDWDGVYVMKTK